The following are encoded together in the Proteiniphilum saccharofermentans genome:
- the sov gene encoding T9SS outer membrane translocon Sov/SprA: MCAYYVISPAPISSQLLQSPPTVRTEVRYDHHTNLYIIERMIGDMVIDTPIVMTPKEYMEYHLKQMQHRHFRERNTSTNSNPPPVRLTPLSRQQARNNQGATIFGPGGVRITTQGSMEISAGLKRDVTNNPTLPQRARIRNRFDFDQQIQLNMNAQVGDKINFNINYDSDATFDMDARQIKLAYRGDEDEIIRNIEAGNVSMTTSNSLINGGTALFGIKSDLQFGKLHINTLFSQQQSETQTVNSRGGVQTTPFEFNADQYDENRHFFLGYYFRESYNHALSKLPYIQSPVSITRMEVWVTNKQGNYDQVRNLVAFADLGEYNTIHNPFWTQQGSEEYPNNRANSMYEQLVTAYAGARDITATDNTLPGNIVRGVDYEKLENARLLSPSEYTFQPQIGYVSLQMPLQADEVLAVAFEYTRNGQVYQVGEFSDDVEGGALFVKLLKPVSLSPRAYTWDLMMKNIYSVGYSAYDLQKEHFKLQITYQSDTTGVYLNYLPNSGIEERLLLRVMNLDRLNSRNDPYPDGIFDFLDGYTIDSKNGRIIFPVVEPFGSHLREKIGDDALAERFIYQELYDSTLTAARQVPEKNKFRMNGEYRGSSGAEINLNAMNVPRGSVRVTAGGITLTEGADYTVDYLSGVVRIINRSIIDAGTPVSVTLENRMISQMQRKTLMGVNLSYNFTKNFSVGATLMHYYEKPLIMKTVFGDESAKNTLWGLNLDYKKESIALTNLLNMLPFVEATAPSQLSARVEFAHLIAGHYKNKYTGGYSYLDDFESSASGIDLRNPYGWSLAATPYNNTSTGLFPEAALSNNIEQGKNRAQLAWFYIDGMFTYRNSGLTPTHIKNDTEQLSDHRVREIYEREIFPGRDAYFGQPATIPVLNLSYYPNERGPYNLDANVDSEGRLLNPRDRWGGITRRMDVRDFEAANIEYIEFWLMDPFVNDTLGTSQGGDLYFNLGEISEDVLKDGKKFFENGLPVDGDTTAIGYSVWGKYPKRQSTVYAFDNSRGDESRRLQDVGLNGLSSEEEKTYPAYRDYLETLRTRLSSETLSQMQEDPHSPFNDPAGDSFRHYRGAEQDRQQLSILERYKYFNGTEGNSLSPEDGNPYSTASRATPDIEDIDNDNTLNENESYYQYKISLRPDMMEAGANFIVDKRETSVRLRNGKEGKVTWYQFKIPIQEYQIKTGNIEGFNNIRFMRIFLTGFEEPQFLRFATLELKRSEWRNYRNDLSSGGTVSGSGNLGISTVNIEENGRRTPVNYVLPPGVTRILDPGQPQLRQENEQSLSLKITNLDPDDSRAVYKGSMYDLRRYKRLQMFVHAERLAEDPGTLQDGDLSIFLRLGSDYRNNYYEYEIPLRLTPEGQYSTNNLPDQEKVWPVENMFDFPLALFTDLKLARNAEKENDEGISFFVPYTQPDPGKQGNRITIAGNPSLAEVKVLMIGIRNNADNQRSAEIWVNELRLGEFDEKGGWAAQGNVQLALSDIGTVSFSGRKETAGFGALNQSLLERRDDDYTSVQLALNLDMGRFLPKQIKLSAPLYFSYSNQLTAPLYDPFNQDILLSESLQHSGTQFLRDSIRRIATTGIKDINLSLSNVKMDIKSKQPMPYDPANFSFTYARNQNLRRSPDTEYATLKDFRIQANYDYTPQIKTWEPFKNSNANSGWTKPLRAINLNFLPNNIRLGSNLVRHYEEVQLRDLNSSAEGTTQTEQKYLSFSRNFFWDRNISITWDLTRNLRTSFRSGTIAEIEEPYLQVNKELNRSDYTIWKDSVMQSILELGKPLNYTQTADVTYTLPFAHIPLLDWVNSSAAYHSRYRWERGAMIADEKIGNFLQNDLSFTLNSRFNMALLYNKIPFLREINNHFAGERQKYRSDNPSNRQDNAGQDIARYTAHTLMMFRSISINWGYKTRSDIPGFEEMIGDFFGQHQTSGGLLPGWGFAFGFEGGERFIGKLKNSGLLVLNENNITPAIYNETRNLRFDASLEPLPGLRIDLNTLYEKNHRTEIQYMFDDMPKKRGGSFAMTIQTLSSAFENSKANNNYRSRAFEKFLENRQIISERTRQQYVGTNYPAGGFLAGSGFEDKPFDSNIGDVRLNSADVLIPAFLAAYTGKDPASIRLTPFPDISALLPNWLVSYNLMRMFPQLGEHMQSLTLTHQYLSQYRIGSFESFMNWVPLPNEGNLGYIRDAVSGSPVPSTPFNITSASIQESFNPLIEARGVWDNNVSLHFRINMGRTLNLNIASYQIVETNDRDFVTSLGYRIQHFNRIIGFGSNSIQRERRRNSPNRLAGKSQAEHNTTFTNDLNIRLDISRKTTHALVRRIEEEFTQATSGIRTTTISFSADYALSRLITMRAFFDKMIHRPLVSSGSYPSSTTSAGISLRFNMNQN; this comes from the coding sequence TTGTGCGCATATTACGTCATCTCCCCTGCTCCCATATCTTCCCAGCTCCTCCAGTCCCCGCCGACGGTACGGACGGAAGTACGATACGATCATCATACCAACCTTTATATCATTGAACGGATGATTGGTGACATGGTGATAGATACACCCATTGTCATGACTCCCAAAGAGTATATGGAATACCATCTGAAACAGATGCAGCACCGTCATTTCAGGGAACGTAATACGTCCACCAATAGCAACCCACCACCAGTCCGTCTTACTCCACTTTCACGTCAGCAAGCCAGAAATAACCAGGGAGCCACTATTTTCGGCCCCGGAGGTGTACGCATTACTACACAGGGCTCTATGGAAATTTCGGCCGGATTGAAAAGGGATGTGACCAATAATCCCACTCTCCCGCAGCGAGCACGCATACGTAACCGGTTCGATTTCGACCAGCAAATCCAGCTCAATATGAACGCGCAGGTAGGCGATAAAATCAATTTCAATATCAACTACGACAGCGACGCTACTTTCGATATGGATGCCCGGCAGATAAAACTGGCCTACCGGGGAGATGAAGATGAAATTATCCGCAATATTGAGGCAGGAAATGTAAGCATGACCACCAGCAATTCACTTATCAACGGGGGGACGGCACTCTTTGGCATAAAATCGGACCTGCAATTCGGCAAACTACATATCAATACCCTTTTTTCCCAACAACAGTCGGAAACGCAGACAGTCAACAGCCGGGGAGGAGTACAGACCACTCCGTTCGAGTTTAATGCCGACCAATATGACGAGAACCGTCACTTCTTCCTGGGATATTATTTCCGTGAGTCATACAACCATGCGTTGAGTAAACTGCCTTATATCCAGTCACCGGTATCCATCACCCGAATGGAGGTATGGGTTACCAATAAACAGGGGAATTACGACCAGGTAAGAAACTTAGTAGCATTTGCCGACCTGGGGGAATACAATACCATCCATAATCCTTTCTGGACACAACAGGGAAGTGAAGAGTATCCTAATAACAGGGCTAACTCAATGTACGAACAACTTGTTACTGCTTATGCCGGCGCAAGAGATATCACAGCTACCGACAATACTTTACCCGGCAATATAGTTCGTGGTGTTGATTACGAAAAACTTGAAAATGCACGTCTTCTCAGTCCATCGGAATATACCTTCCAACCACAAATAGGATATGTCTCGCTTCAGATGCCATTACAAGCGGACGAAGTACTGGCAGTGGCCTTTGAATATACCCGAAACGGCCAGGTGTATCAGGTGGGAGAGTTTTCTGATGATGTGGAGGGAGGTGCACTCTTTGTGAAACTGCTGAAACCGGTCTCTCTCTCTCCACGAGCCTACACCTGGGACCTGATGATGAAAAATATATATTCCGTAGGTTATAGTGCCTACGATCTGCAGAAAGAGCATTTCAAACTGCAGATTACCTACCAGAGTGATACCACCGGCGTTTATCTGAATTATCTCCCCAACAGCGGTATCGAAGAGAGACTGTTGTTGCGGGTGATGAACCTCGACAGGCTCAATTCACGGAATGACCCCTACCCCGATGGGATATTCGATTTTCTGGACGGTTATACCATTGACAGTAAGAACGGACGTATTATCTTTCCGGTTGTGGAACCATTCGGGTCCCATCTTCGGGAGAAGATCGGCGATGATGCTTTAGCAGAACGGTTTATCTATCAAGAGCTATATGACTCTACCCTTACCGCCGCCCGGCAGGTGCCGGAAAAAAATAAGTTCCGTATGAATGGTGAGTACAGAGGTTCATCAGGAGCAGAGATCAACCTCAACGCAATGAACGTACCGCGGGGATCAGTACGGGTGACTGCCGGAGGTATTACCCTGACCGAAGGGGCAGATTACACCGTAGATTATCTCTCCGGTGTAGTACGTATCATCAACCGGTCGATCATCGATGCCGGCACCCCCGTGAGCGTTACACTCGAAAACCGCATGATATCACAAATGCAACGCAAAACATTAATGGGGGTAAACCTATCATACAATTTCACTAAAAACTTTTCTGTGGGTGCCACGCTGATGCACTACTACGAGAAACCACTCATCATGAAAACCGTTTTCGGCGATGAGTCGGCAAAAAACACCTTATGGGGACTCAATTTGGATTATAAGAAAGAGTCCATTGCCCTGACCAATCTTCTCAATATGCTACCGTTTGTAGAAGCAACCGCCCCCTCCCAACTCTCGGCAAGAGTGGAATTTGCCCATCTCATCGCAGGGCATTACAAAAACAAGTACACAGGTGGTTATTCTTATCTTGACGATTTCGAGTCCTCCGCTTCGGGAATCGACCTTCGCAACCCTTACGGCTGGTCGCTTGCCGCCACACCCTATAACAACACCTCTACCGGATTATTCCCCGAAGCAGCCCTTTCCAACAATATTGAGCAGGGTAAAAACCGGGCACAACTGGCATGGTTCTATATCGACGGGATGTTCACCTACAGGAACTCGGGGCTTACTCCTACCCATATAAAAAACGACACAGAACAACTCTCCGATCACCGTGTAAGGGAGATCTATGAACGGGAAATCTTCCCCGGCAGGGACGCTTACTTCGGACAACCCGCAACCATCCCTGTGCTCAACCTCTCCTACTATCCCAACGAACGGGGTCCTTATAATCTCGACGCCAACGTGGACAGCGAGGGCAGGTTACTCAATCCCCGTGATCGCTGGGGCGGCATCACCCGACGGATGGATGTCCGCGATTTTGAAGCAGCCAACATAGAATACATAGAGTTCTGGCTGATGGATCCTTTCGTAAATGACACTTTGGGCACTTCACAAGGGGGTGACCTTTATTTCAATCTGGGGGAGATATCGGAAGATGTACTGAAAGACGGGAAAAAGTTCTTCGAGAATGGTCTGCCTGTCGATGGCGACACTACAGCCATAGGCTATTCGGTATGGGGAAAGTACCCCAAGCGCCAATCCACCGTCTATGCTTTCGACAATTCCCGTGGCGACGAATCCCGCCGGTTACAGGATGTGGGTCTTAATGGGTTGAGCAGCGAAGAAGAGAAAACATATCCCGCTTACAGGGATTATCTGGAAACATTACGTACCCGCCTGTCGAGTGAAACCCTTTCTCAGATGCAGGAAGATCCACATTCCCCGTTCAATGACCCGGCAGGCGACAGTTTCCGCCATTATCGGGGAGCAGAGCAGGACAGGCAACAACTGAGCATCCTTGAACGATATAAATACTTCAACGGTACAGAAGGGAATTCACTTTCACCCGAAGATGGTAATCCCTACTCCACCGCTTCACGGGCTACTCCTGACATAGAAGACATTGACAACGACAACACCCTCAATGAGAACGAGTCGTATTACCAGTATAAAATCTCCCTTCGCCCCGACATGATGGAGGCAGGTGCCAATTTCATCGTGGATAAACGGGAAACGAGCGTGCGATTACGCAACGGAAAGGAGGGTAAAGTCACCTGGTATCAATTCAAGATTCCCATACAGGAATACCAGATAAAGACAGGCAATATAGAGGGGTTCAATAATATCCGTTTCATGAGGATATTCCTCACCGGTTTTGAAGAACCCCAATTCCTCCGGTTTGCCACACTGGAACTGAAACGGAGCGAATGGAGGAACTACAGGAATGACCTCTCCTCCGGGGGAACAGTCTCCGGATCAGGAAACCTCGGCATCTCTACGGTCAATATCGAAGAGAACGGCCGCCGCACTCCGGTCAACTATGTCCTTCCGCCGGGCGTTACCCGTATTCTGGATCCGGGGCAACCCCAATTGCGACAGGAAAATGAACAGTCGCTCTCTCTTAAAATAACCAATCTCGATCCGGACGACAGCCGGGCAGTATATAAGGGGAGTATGTATGACCTGCGTCGGTACAAGAGGCTGCAGATGTTTGTACATGCGGAACGGCTGGCGGAAGATCCCGGCACCCTGCAGGATGGGGACCTCTCAATCTTCCTGCGGCTGGGTTCGGATTACCGGAATAATTATTACGAATACGAGATCCCATTACGACTTACCCCCGAGGGGCAATACAGTACCAATAACCTGCCGGATCAGGAGAAAGTATGGCCGGTAGAGAATATGTTCGACTTTCCACTCGCACTGTTCACCGACTTGAAATTGGCACGCAATGCTGAAAAGGAAAACGATGAAGGAATATCCTTTTTTGTCCCTTACACGCAACCTGATCCCGGGAAGCAAGGGAACAGGATTACCATTGCCGGCAATCCATCACTGGCTGAAGTGAAAGTGCTGATGATCGGTATCAGGAACAACGCAGACAACCAACGGTCGGCAGAAATATGGGTCAACGAATTACGTCTGGGCGAATTTGATGAGAAGGGAGGCTGGGCTGCACAGGGCAATGTGCAATTGGCACTGTCCGACATAGGAACAGTCAGCTTTTCCGGCCGGAAAGAGACTGCCGGGTTCGGTGCACTCAACCAAAGCCTGCTGGAACGGCGTGATGATGATTATACTTCGGTACAACTGGCATTGAATTTAGATATGGGGCGCTTCCTGCCCAAACAGATCAAACTATCGGCTCCACTCTACTTCTCCTACTCTAACCAGCTCACCGCTCCTCTTTACGACCCGTTCAACCAGGATATCCTGCTCTCAGAATCCCTCCAACACTCCGGGACACAGTTTCTTCGTGACTCGATACGACGGATCGCCACCACCGGCATCAAAGATATAAACCTCAGTCTCAGCAACGTGAAGATGGATATCAAGAGTAAGCAGCCGATGCCTTATGATCCGGCCAATTTCAGTTTCACCTATGCCCGCAACCAAAACCTACGTCGCAGTCCTGATACCGAATATGCTACCCTGAAAGATTTCAGGATACAGGCCAATTACGATTACACTCCACAAATAAAAACCTGGGAACCGTTTAAAAACAGTAATGCCAATTCCGGTTGGACAAAACCGCTCCGGGCAATAAACCTCAACTTCCTGCCCAACAACATCCGATTGGGCTCCAATCTTGTACGACATTACGAAGAGGTACAGCTACGAGACCTGAACAGCTCCGCTGAAGGGACTACCCAAACAGAACAGAAGTATTTGTCATTCAGCCGCAATTTCTTCTGGGACCGGAATATTTCCATTACATGGGATTTGACACGTAACTTGAGAACCTCTTTCCGCTCAGGAACCATCGCCGAGATCGAAGAACCCTACTTACAGGTAAACAAGGAGCTTAACAGAAGTGATTACACAATATGGAAAGACTCGGTGATGCAGAGCATTCTCGAACTGGGTAAACCGTTAAACTATACACAGACAGCCGATGTGACCTATACCCTTCCGTTCGCCCACATCCCATTGTTGGATTGGGTCAATTCCAGTGCGGCATACCACTCCCGATACCGCTGGGAGCGCGGTGCCATGATAGCGGATGAAAAGATTGGGAATTTTCTGCAAAACGACCTTTCATTCACACTTAACAGCCGTTTCAATATGGCATTGCTATATAATAAAATCCCCTTTTTACGGGAGATAAATAACCATTTTGCCGGTGAACGGCAGAAATACCGGTCCGACAACCCATCGAATAGACAGGACAATGCCGGACAGGATATTGCCCGATATACTGCACATACATTGATGATGTTCCGAAGCATCAGCATTAACTGGGGATACAAAACACGCAGCGACATCCCCGGTTTTGAAGAAATGATAGGAGATTTCTTCGGACAGCATCAAACATCCGGCGGCCTGTTACCCGGTTGGGGGTTCGCCTTTGGGTTTGAGGGAGGCGAGCGTTTTATCGGGAAATTAAAAAATAGTGGTCTTCTTGTATTGAATGAAAACAATATCACCCCGGCTATCTATAACGAAACCAGAAACCTGCGGTTTGACGCCTCCCTGGAGCCGTTACCGGGATTGAGGATAGATCTGAATACATTGTATGAAAAGAATCACCGGACAGAGATCCAGTACATGTTCGACGACATGCCCAAAAAGAGAGGTGGCAGTTTCGCCATGACTATACAGACTCTCTCTTCGGCATTCGAAAACTCCAAAGCAAACAACAATTACCGTTCACGGGCATTCGAGAAGTTTCTCGAGAACCGGCAGATTATCTCAGAACGTACAAGGCAACAATACGTCGGCACAAACTATCCCGCCGGAGGATTTCTTGCGGGGAGCGGTTTTGAGGATAAACCTTTCGACAGCAATATAGGTGATGTGAGACTCAATTCTGCCGACGTGCTTATCCCTGCTTTCCTGGCCGCCTATACAGGCAAAGATCCCGCATCAATAAGACTTACCCCTTTCCCGGATATCTCTGCGCTACTACCCAACTGGCTTGTCTCCTATAACCTAATGAGGATGTTCCCCCAACTGGGAGAACATATGCAGTCTCTCACCCTCACACATCAGTACCTCTCCCAGTATAGAATAGGATCATTCGAATCTTTTATGAACTGGGTGCCTCTCCCTAATGAGGGTAATCTGGGATATATACGCGATGCGGTTTCAGGCTCTCCCGTTCCATCTACTCCATTTAACATAACTTCAGCCAGCATTCAAGAGAGTTTCAATCCGCTGATAGAAGCACGAGGAGTGTGGGACAATAATGTGAGCCTCCATTTCAGAATCAATATGGGCAGGACACTTAACCTCAACATTGCTTCCTACCAGATTGTAGAAACAAATGACCGGGATTTTGTAACCAGTCTGGGGTACCGTATCCAGCACTTCAATCGTATCATCGGTTTCGGATCCAACTCCATCCAAAGGGAACGCCGCCGGAACTCTCCCAACAGACTGGCCGGCAAATCCCAGGCAGAACATAACACTACATTCACTAACGACCTGAATATACGGCTTGATATCTCACGGAAGACCACCCATGCACTGGTCAGGAGGATTGAAGAAGAATTTACACAGGCTACAAGCGGCATAAGAACCACTACTATCAGTTTTTCAGCCGACTATGCACTAAGCAGATTGATTACCATGCGTGCATTCTTCGACAAGATGATACACCGGCCGCTTGTTTCGTCAGGTTCTTACCCATCTTCAACCACCAGTGCCGGAATAAGCCTGCGGTTTAATATGAACCAAAATTGA